Genomic segment of Nocardiopsis mwathae:
CACCGTGACGGTGAGCGGCCGCGGTTCGGTCGAGGACATCCGGATCGACCCGAAGGCCGTCGACGCGGATGACGCCGAGGAGACGGCGCAGACCATCGCCGACCTGGTGCTGGCGGCCATCCGCGACGCCGAGGCGTCGGTGGAGGAGCTGCAGCAGGAGAAGATGGGCCCCCTCGCCGAGGGCCTGGGCGGTGGCGGCCTGCCGGGCGGCGGCGGGATGCCCGGTCTGCCCGGTTTCT
This window contains:
- a CDS encoding YbaB/EbfC family nucleoid-associated protein, whose product is MDMQALLQQAQQMQQQLMEAQQQLDEAKVEGTSGGGLVTVTVSGRGSVEDIRIDPKAVDADDAEETAQTIADLVLAAIRDAEASVEELQQEKMGPLAEGLGGGGLPGGGGMPGLPGF